The sequence tgaacaagtggccctccctaaaccctccctgaacaagtggccctccactaaaccctccctgaacaagtggccctcccataaaccctccctgaacaagtggcccccacctaaaccctccctgaacaagtggccctcccctaaaccctccctgaacaagtggcccccACCTAAACCCTCCCAtaaacaagtggccctcccctaaaccctccctgaacaagtggccctcccataaaccctccctgaacaagtggccctcccctaaaccctccctgaacaagtggccctcccataaaccctccctgaacaagtggccctcacctaaaccctccctgaacaagtggccctcccataaaccctccctgaacaagtggccctcccctaaaccctccctgaacaagtggccctcccctaaaccctcccctgaacaagtggccctccctaaACCCCCCCTAAACAAGTGGCCCTCCcataaaccctccctgaacaagtggccctcacctaaaccctccctgaacaagtggccctcccataaaccctccctgaacaagtggccctcccctaaaccctccctgaacaagtggccctcccctaaaccctcccctgaacaagtggccctcccctaaacccccccctaaacaagtggccctccctgaaccctccctgaacaagtggccctcccatAAACCCTCCCttaacaagtggccctcccctaaaccctccctgaacaagtggccctcccctaaaccctctctgaacaagtggccctccctaaaccctccctgaacaagtggccctccctaaaccctcccctgaacaagtggccctcccctaaaccctcccctaaaccctcctgaacaagtggccctccctaaaccctccctgaacaagtggccctccctaaaccctcccctgaacaagtggccctccactaaaccctcccctgaacaagtggccctcccctaaaccctccctaaacaactggccctcccctaaaccctccctgaacaagtggccctccctaaaccctccctgaacaagtggccctcccctaaaccctccactaaaccctccctgaacaagtggccctccacTAAActctcccctaaaccctccctgaacaagtggccctcccctaaaccctcccctgaacaagtggcccccacctaaaccctccctgaacaagtggccctccctaaaccctcccctgaacaagtggccctcccctaaaccctccctaaacaagtggccctcccctaaaccctcccctgaacaagtggccctcccctaaaccctccctaaacaagtggccctccctaaaccctccctgaacaagtggccctccctaaaccctccctgaacaagtggccctccctaaaccctccctgaacatgtggccctcccctaaaccctccctgaaacAGTGGCCCTccactaaaccctcccctaaacaagtggccctcccataaaccctcccctaaacaagtggccctcccctaaacccttcctgaacaagtggccctcccctaaacccttcctgaacaagtggccctcccctaaaccctccctgatcaagtggccctcccctaaaccctcccctgaacaagtggccctcccctaaaccccaAAATTATAATTAAAACATAGTGGATAGCGGTCTGCGTTGCCAAGCGCTGTAGAAGTCAGTATACCaacatgccatctcctcattggttatacccacgtgggtgattgaaagatgaagtcggtcggtcggtcggtcagtattagtagtagtagtagtagtattagtagtagtagtagtagtattagtagtagtagtagtagtagtagtagtagtagtagtagtagtagtagtagtaatacctCTTGTCGCCATatgaagtccaaagaagaaaacgcctgggaggaggagagatgactagaaacgattcgggtGACCGTTTTATGTGGGGATTGATTGgagtaaaggaccttgtgcatttcaggtaaaatagcAACCCAAAGTTTATATAGCTCTGATACAGTTCCCCCTCAGACACCACCAAAACAACCACtatgtggatttgacagctctgaCACAGTTCCCCCTCAGACACCACCAAAACAACCACTATGTGGATTTGACAGTTCTGACACAGTTCCCCCTCAGACACCACCAAAACAACCACtatgtggatttgacagctctgaTACAGTTCCCCCTCAGACACCACCAAAACAACAACTATGTGGATTTGACAGCTGTAACAGTTCCCCATCAGACACCACCAAAACAACCACtatgtggatttgacagctctaacacagttCCCCCTCAGACACCACCAAAACAACCACtatgtggatttgacagctctgaCACAGTTCCCCCTCAGACACCACCAAAACAACCACtatgtggatttgacagctctgaCACAGTTCCCCCTCAGACACCACCAAAACAACCACTATGTGGATTTGACAGTTCTGACACAGTTCCCCCTCAGACACCACCAAAACAACCACtatgtggatttgacagctctgaCACAGTTCCCCCTCAGACACCACCAAAACAACCACtatgtggatttgacagctctgaCACAGTTCCCCCTCAGACACCACCAAAACAACCACTATGTGGATTTGACAGTTCTGATACAGTTCCCCCTCAGACACCACCAAAACAACCACTATGTGGATTTGACAGTTCTGATACAGTTCCCCCTCAGACACCACCAAAACAACCACTATGTGGATTTGACAGTTCTGACACAGTTCCCCCTCAGACACCACCAAAACAACCACtatgtggatttgacagctctgaCACAGTTCCCCCTCAGACACCACCAAAACAACCACtatgtggatttgacagctctgatacaggtccccctcaGACACCACCAAAACAACCACTATGTGGATATGACAGTTCTGATACAGTTCCCCCTCAGACACCACCAAAACACCAGCTCTCACGGAAGTGGACGGACCTACAACCCTCTGGGAGTGTCTGGTTGATATGTCTCTGATTTAAAGGAAGTGGACGGACCTACAACCCTCTGGGAGTGTCTGGTTGATATGTCTCTGATTTAAAGGCAGTCAACGGACCTACAACCCTCTGGGAGTGTCTGGTTGATATGTCTCTGATTTAAAGGAAGTGGACGGACCTACAACCCTCTGGGAGTGTCTGGTTGATATGTCTCTGATTTAAAGGAAGTGGACGGACCTACAACCCTCTGGGAGTGTCTGGTTGATATGTCTCTGATTTAAAGGCAGTCAACAGACCTACAACCCTCTGGGAGTGTCTGGTTGATATGTCTCTGATTTAAAGGCAGTCAACGGACCTACAACCCTCTGGGAGTGTCTGGTTGATATGTCTCTGATTTAAAGGAAGTGGACGGACCTACAACCCTCTGGGAGTGTCTGGTTGATATGTCTCTGATTTAAAGGAAGTGGACGGACCTACAACCCTCTGGGAGTGTCTGGTTGATATGTCTCTGATTTAAAGGAAGTGGACGGACCTACAACCCTCTGGGAGTGTCTGGTTGATATGTCTCTGATTTAAAGGAAGTGGACGGACCTACAACCCTCTGGGAGTGTCTGGTTGATATGTCTCTGATTTAAAGGAAGTGGACGGACCTACAACCCTCTGGGAGTGTCTGGTTGATATGTCTCTGATTTAAAGGAAGTGGACGGACCTACAACCCTCTGGGAGTGTCTGGTTGATATGTCTCTGATTTAAAGGCAGTCAACAGACCTACAACCCTCTGGGAGTGTCTGGTTGATATGTCTCTGATTTAAAGGAAGAGGACAGACCTACAACCCTCTGGGAGTGTCTGGTTGATATGTCTCTGATTTAAAGGAAGTGGACGGACCTACAACCCTCTGGGAGTGTCTGGTTGATATGTCTCTGATTTAAAGGAAGTGGACGGACCTACAACCCTCTGGGAGTGTCTGGTTGATATGTCTCTGATTTAAAGGAAGTGGACGGACCTACAACCCTCTGGGAGTGTCTGGTTGATATGTCTCTGATTTAAAGGAAGTGGACGGACCTACAACCCTCTGGGAGTGTCTGGTTGATATGTCTCTGATTTAAAGGAAGTGGACAGACCTACAACcctctgggttggtgcccccaccaccatgcttcaccgtagggatgatgctgccaccaccatgcttcaccatagggatggtgccaggtttcctccagacataacgcttggcattcaggtcaaatagttcaatcttggtttcatcagaccagagaatcgtgtttctcatggtctgagtgtcctttaagtgcattttggcaaactccaagcaggctgtcgtgccttttactgaggagtggcttccgtctggccactggtggagtggagtgctgcagtgatggttgtccttctggaaggttctcccatctccacagaggaactctggagcgatcatcgggttcttggtcaactcccgaaccaaggcccttctcccccaattgctcagtttggccgggcgggcaGCTCCAGGAAGAGACTTGGtggctccaaacttcttccatttaagaatgacggaggtcactgtgttcttgagaaccttcaatgcttcagaagtgttttggtacccttccccagatctgtgcctcgtcacaatcctgtctcggagctctatggacagttcctttgacctcatggcttggtttttgctctgacatgcactgtcaactgtggaaccgtatatagacaggtgtgtgcctttccacagACATGTCCAAAACATgtcatttaccacaggtggactccaagttggagaaacatctcCAATATGATccattgaaacaggatgcacctgagctcaatgtcaaGTCTCACAGCAAAGCGTCTGAAATTTGAAAAAttaacaaacatttctaaaaacctgttgtcacgttgtcattatggggtattgtgatgtcattatggggtattgtgtgtagattgaagagacaaatatataatttaatcaattttagaataaggctgtaatgtaacaaaatgtcaaGCAGAATGAATGTCTATTAATGAGTGTCAGGCTGAATGAATGTCTATTAATGAGTGTCAGACAGAATGAATGTCTATTAATGAGTGTCAGACAGAATGAATGTCTATTAATGAGTGTCAGGCAGAATGATGGAAATATTAATGAATGTCAGACAGAATGAGTGTCTATTAATGAGTGTCAGACAGAATGAATGTCTATTAATGAGTGTCAGGCAGAATGAATGTCTATTAATGAGTGTCAAGCAGAATGAATGTCTATTAATGAGTGTCAGACAGAATGAATGTCTATTAATGAGTGTCAGACAGAATGAAtgtccggagacacctgaaaccccacctcttcaaggaatacctaggatagggtaagtaatccttctcacccccctaaaaagatttagatgcactattgtaagtggctgttccactggatgtcataaggtgtatgcaccaatttgtaagtcgctctggataagagcgtctgctaaatgacttaaatgtaaatgtaaatgtattaatgAGTGTCAAGAAGAAATGAATGTCTATTAATGAGTGTCAGACAGAATGAGTGTCTATTAATGAGTGTCAAGCAGAATGAATGTCTTAATGAGCGTCAGACAGAATGAATGTCTATTAATGAGTGTCAAGCAGAATGAATGTCTATTAATGAGTGTCAGACAGAATGAATGTCTATTAATGAGTGTCAAACAGAATGAATGTCTATTAATGAGTGTCAGACAGAATGAATGTCTATTAATGAGTGTCAGACAGAATGAATGTCTATTAATGAGTGTCAAGCAGAATGAATGTCTATTAATGAGTGTCAGACAGAATGAATGTCTATTAATGAGTGTCAGACAGAATGAATGTCTATTAATGAGTGTCAGGCAGAATGAATGTCTATTAATGAGTGTCAGACAGAATGAGTGTCTATTAATGAGTGTCAGACAGAATGAATGTCTATTAATGAGTGTCAGACAGAATGAATGTCTATTAATGAGTGTCAAGCAGAATGAATGTCTATTAATGAGTGTCAGACAGAATGAATGTCTATTAATGAGTGTCAAGCAGAATGAATGTCTATTAATGAGTGTCAGACAGAATGAGTGTCTATTAATGAGTGTCAGACAGAATGAATGTCTATTAATGAGTGTCAGACAGAATGAATGTCTATTAATGAGTGTCAGACAGAATGAATGTCTATTAATGAGTGTCAAGCAGAATGAATGTCTATTAATGAGTGTCAGACAGAATGAATGTCTATTAATGAATGTCAGACAGAATGAATGTCTATTAATGAGTGTCAGACAGAATGAATGTCTATTAATGAGTGTCAGACAGAATGTCTATTAATGAGTGTCAGAATGAATGTCTATTAATGAGTGTCAGACAGAATGAATGTCTATTAATGAGTGTCAAGCAGAATGAATGAATGTCTATTAATGAGTGTCAGACAGAATGAATGTCTATTAATGAGTGTCAGACAGAATGAATGTCTATTAATGAGTGTCAGACAGAATGAATGTCTATTAATGAGTGCCAGACAGAATGAATGTCTATTAATGAGTGTCAGAATGAATGTCTATTAATGAGTGTCAGACAGAATGAATGTCTATTAATGAGTGTCAAGCAGAATGAATGTCTATTAATGAGTGTCAGACAGAATGAATGTCTATTAATGAGTGTCAAGCAGAATGAATGTCTATTAATGAGTGTCAGACAGAATGAATGTCTATTGATGAGTGTCAGACAGAATGAATGTCTATTGATGAGTGTCAGACAGAATGAATGTCTATGAGTGTCAGACAGAATGAATGTCTATTAATGAATGTCAGACAGAATGAATGTCTATTAATGAGTGTCAGACAGAATGAATGTCTATTAATGAGTGTCAGGCAGAATGAATGTCTATTGATTAGTGTCAGAATGAATGTCTATTAATGAGTGTCAGACAGAATGAATGTCTATTAATGAGTGTCAAGCAGAATAAATGTCTATTAATGAGTGTCAGACAGAATGAATGTCTATTAATGAGTGTCAGGCAGAATGAATGTCTATTAATGAGTGTCAGACAGAATGAATGTCTATTAATGAGTGTCAGACAGAATGAATGTCTATTAATGAGTGTCAGGCAGAATGAATGTCTATTAATGAGTGTCAGACAGAATGAATGTCTATTAATGAGTGTCAGACAGAATGAATGTCTATTAATGAGTGTCAGACAGAATGAATGTCTATTAATGAGTGTCAGACAGAATGAATGTCTATTAATGAGTGTCAGACAGAATGAATGTCTATTAATGAGTGTCTATTAATGAGTGTCAGACAGAATGAATGTCTATTAATGAGTGTCAGACAGAATGAATGTCTATTAATGAGTGTCAGACAGAATGAATGTCTATTAATGAGTGTCAGGCAGAATGAATGTCTATTAATGAGTGTCAGACAGAATGAATGTCTATTAATGAGTGTCAGACAGAATGAATGTCTATTAATGAGTGTCAGACAGAATGAATGTCTATTAATGAGTGTCAGACAGAATGAATGTCTATTAATGAGTGTCAGACAGAATGAATGTCTATTAATGAGTGTCAGAATGAATGTCTATTAATGAGTGTCTATTAATGAGTGTCAGACAGAATGAATGTCTATTAATGAGTGTCAGACAGAATGAATGTCTATTAATGAGTGTCAGACAGAATGAATGTCTATTAATGAGTGTCAGGCAGAATGAATGTCTATTAATGAGTGTCAGACAGAATGAATGTCTATTAATGAGTGTCAGACAGAATGAATGTCTATTAATGAGTGTCAGACAGAATGAATGTCTATTAATGAGTGTCAGACAGAATGAATGTCTATTAATGAGTGTCAGACAGAATGAATGTCTATTAATGAGTGTCTATTAATGAGTGTCTATTAATGAGTGTCTATTAATGAGTGTCAGACAGAATGAATGTCTATTAATGAATGTCTATTAATGAGTGTCTATTAATGAGTGTCAGAATGAATGTCTATTAATGAGTGTCAGACAGAATGAGTGTCTATTAATGAGTGTCAGAATGAATGTCTATTAATGAGTGTCAGACAGAATGAATGTCTATTAATGAGTGTCAGACAGAATGAATGTCTATTAATGAGTGTCAGACAGAATGAATGTCTATTAATGAGTGTCAGAATGAATGTCTATTAATGAGTGTCTATTAATGAGTGTCTATTAATGAGTGTCTATTAATGAGTGTCAGACAGAATGAATGTCTATTAATGAGTGTCAGACAGAATGAATGTCTATTAATGAGTGTCAGAATGAATGTCTATTAATGAGTGTCTATTAATGAGTGTCAGACAGAATGAATGTCTATTAATGAGTGTCAGACAGAATGAATGTCTATTAATGAGTGTCAGACAGAATGAATGTCTATTAATGAGTGTCAGAATGAATGTCTATTAATGAGTGTCTATTAATGAGTGTCTATTAATGAGTGTCAGAATGAATGTCTATTAATGAGTGTCAGACAGAATGAGTGTCTATTAATGAGTGTCAGACAGAATGAATGTCTATTAATGAGTGTCTATTAATGAGTGTCTATTAATGAGTGTCAGAATGAATGTCTATTAATGAGTGTCAGACAGAATGAATGTCTATTAATGAGTGTCAGAATGAATGTCTATTAATGAGTGTCAGACAGAATGAATGTCTATTAATGAGTGTCAGACAGAATGAATGTCTATTAATGAGTGTCAGACAGAATGAATGTCTATTAATGAGTGTCAGACAGAATGAATGTCTATTAATGAGTGTCAGACAGAATGAATGTCTATTAATGAGTGTCAGACAGAATGAATGTCTATGAGTGTCAGACAGAATGAATGTCTATTAATGAGTGTCAGACAGAATGAATGTCTATTAATGAGTGTCAGACAGAATGAATGTCTATTAATGAGTGTCAGACAGAATGAATGTCTATTAATGAGTGTCAGACAGAATGAATGTCTATTAATGAGTGTCAGACAGAATGAATGTCTATTAATGAGTCCTTGTTTAATTTCCTCAGGACAATAGAAACATCATTTGTAAACCAAAACAGGTACAGGTACACACTATATTTTGGTTGCATTATGGTGAAAGAACATGAGTCGTCTAGGCCTCGATTAGATACCACATGATACAATGTAACGTCACTGAAAGACAACATAGGTGGAGCAATGCCTCAGCAGCTTCTGTTCTGGTAAGGACGTGTCCCCATTCTAGCCTTTCACACAAACAAGAGACTTGAACATCTCTACGAAATGGGAAAGATCTTTCTTTTGTCTGACAGACCTTCTATACGTTCTACAACAACCAGGAAAAAAAGGGGCTTTCTGTGATCCAATACAAACATATAAATACATTCAACACAGTGCTGtatatcattacatcatcatcatctctgcaGATACATCTTTTCTGCTATGACAAGATATACATGTCCCCAATgctgccctattccctatatagtgcactactttagaccagagccctattccctatatagtgcactactttagaccagagccctattccctatatagtgcactactttagaccagggctctatttAGGGAatggagtgccatttgggatgttacCATCGTTCTGCTCCTTTCCCAACACAAACTAACCAATAAAAGGTCAAAAGAGTAATTCCTTATTTTCAAGGTGAATATGTGCTTTTGTTTTGTCTGAATGTCTAGGCCAGGGAGGACAtgcacagcctaaaacccccctTTCACTTCCTCTGTCCTGGTTTCATCCATGTACCATTAAACACTTCCTCAGCTAAAACATCGAGAGAGGAAATTAACGGGTCAATAATAATACAGGCTGTCTAAAGGCGTCTAAAGCTGCAACTAATAACACATCTCACATTACGAACATTAACGAATCCAAGAGTTGCAATTAGTGAACCAGGCATGATAAATCAGTCCAGTAAATGTGGATTACAACTGTAAATAATACGAGCTATTACTCTGAAGGTCCTCCAGCGTCAGTAATGATACGTGTCTCTGACAGTTCTGTTGCTGTGCGCGTCTCCTCTAGAGGGGCTGAATCAGACAGACCGGTGAGACACCTCTTCACTCTCTGTCACAGAGGCCTTATACAGTGGAGCGGTCTGGCATGACAGACCGAGTACCTACTGCCTAGCTCTGGCCTGGGACCTTTCATCAGACAGACTCGCTCTGGGTCGTATTCACCAGGGCAacaaacggaagcaaacaggaTGGAAAAAACGGGGTAGGTATTATATGAACACCCCCGTTTTCTGTTGCACAACGTTTGATATCATttccctaatgaatacaacccagggCTGCCGCCTCTAGCAAACTGACAGTCAGACTAGTTCTGGTCTAGGCACTCCCAACACATTTAGCTCTGGTTGCTGTTCTTGGAGCTGTTCTTGGTGGAGGAGCTCTGAGGAGGCTTCTGTTCATCTCCTGTCAGTAGGGCCTTTATCTCAGACGGGATCTTCCCCTGGTCCATGGCTGTACACCACTGCTTGTACTGAAGGAGAAACCAACAGAGAGTTAGATGACAGAGTTggctgcaacaaaaaaaaaaaaagctgtggTCTGGAAACACCTATTAAAGCTACACAACACAGCAGCTTGTTTAGAATGTTAGCTGTATTTAGTGAAGTGGTTGTCAGTGTCTCCAGAAGTTTCTACGGGATAGACTAGGCCTTTATTCGAGAGGCAGGTAAAGAAAATAATGATCATTTTGTAGAAATATCGTCTGATTTTTCAACACCCAAATGAGTGGTTTAGGTAATTGACGGGAATAGCTGGTGCATTTAGGAAGAACGGGGTGATGTAGTCACCATCTCCAGCTCCTCCCTCAGGGCGCAGATGGCCCTCTCCTTGCTGGACACGAGTTCCTCCAGGTACTGATACCGGAGCTTCTTCCTGGCTCGGCACTCCCGGGCGCTCTGCCTGCTCCTCTCCAACTTCGCTTTCAGATCAATCTTAGCGGGTTTACGGCCTCGTTTACCGGGTTTCTTGACTTTGCCTCCCACCATCTATCGCGATAACGGCagaaagaaaacacacacagtgcCTTGTTATTCAGAGACTATAGTTAGAGAAGCAAACACCAATTGTTTTCATCTGAGATCGTTGTCTGTGTAAATACAATTCCCCCAATAGTAACAATACACCAGAAAAGCATTAACGTACATGATTGATTTAAgcctaaaaaaacatgtttagctagttaaacaacatgaAGAGAACCACATACCTTGCTGTCATCCATTTTGGTCAACACCAGCTATCTATCGAGGGCTGCTAGTGACGCAAATTCGACAGTTCTCAAGATGGATGACGATCAAATGAAGACAAGTTGTGGACTATAAAAATATTATTTCACAAATTAACACATTTTCTTAAAAGGAAACATTCCTGCAACTTCGTGTTCGACAGCGTTTCGTTGCACTTTTCCTCCTCCAATGTTTTTAGCACAGTGACGCTTCCTGTTGTGGTAACTTCAGACCGAACCCTCTGCGCTAGGGATTCTGGGACTTTGTGTTTTTTTGCGTGACTCAATCAAAATGAAGTTCACTTGCATACCAGGGTCATGAAAACTACAACTAACATCAACCATTACGAAAATATGGGTGGAACCAAATAATATTCTATCAAATGGGGGGGCCGTGAGAGGATCCTTGTTCTTTTCATAATAAAGCTATAACGTTTTAAACGATAACGTTTTCACTTTGCAGTATAAGGGCAGTATCAGTCTGGAGCAAGTCATGTATAATTATGGTAAGAtattcaaaagttttagaaccacctactcattcaagggtttgtctttattttgtactattttctgtattgtagaataattgtgaagacatcaacactatgaaataacacatatggatggagtcatgtagtaaccaaaatagtgttaaacaagtcaaaatatatttcaaaagGCATTtgcacatctgagctatctttttTTGCAGGTGCACGGTAACAGTTGAATAAGATGAGAAAAAAGCAGAAACCCGATCACTTGATGGAatcactgatctttaataagcttttacgtatcggcctcacggccttcgtcagacgTCTTGTGAGTTTTTTAAAATTAGCACCCTTATGTAGACCTAGCCACACCCACGTCCGTTCCATAGAATTGGGTTGGAGTCGAGGGAAAACAAATAAGTGTTACCAAATATAACAATATTAATTTCATAAATATTCAAATAAAGTGTGTACATAAAACGTATTAAACACAtctgtaaaaccacaatgaggacatCGACCTACCAAACAAGTTTTCATAAATCATTGGGTTCAACGCAAgaagatttgagattcttcaaatagccacactttgccttgaagGCAGCTTTgaaacactcttggcattccctcaacctgcctcatgacgtagtcacctggaatgcatttcaattaacaggtgtgccttgttaaaagttaatttgtggaatttatttcctcaatgcgtttgagccaattagttgtgttgtgacaaggtaggggtggtatgcagaacatagccctatttggtaaaagaccaagtccatattatggcaagaacagctcaaataagcaaagagagatgacattctatcattactttaagacatgaaggtaatttaatatggaaaatgtcaagaactttgaaagtttctttaagtgcagtcgcaaaaaccatcaagcgctatgatgaaactggctctcattaggaccaccacaggaatggaagacccagagttacctctgctgcagagtataagttcattagagttaactggctctcatgaggaccaccacaggaaaggaagacccagagttacctctgctgcagagtataagttcattagagttaactggctctcatgaggaccaccacaggaaaggaagacccagagttacctctgctgcagaggatcagttcattagagttaccagcctcagattggaaaggaagacccagttacctGAGTATAAGTTGGTTAGAGATACCAGCCTCATaaaatgcagcccaaataaatgcttcgcagagttcaagtaacagacacatctcaacatcaactgttctgaGACTGcgggaatcaggccttcatggtcgaattgctgcaaagaaaccattactaaaggacaccaataagaagaagagacttgcttgggccaagaaacttgagcaatggacattagaccggtagaaatttgtcctttggtctggagtccagattggagatttttggttccaatctctgtgtctttgtgagacgcggtgtgggtaaacggatgatctccgcatgtgtggttcccactgtgaagcatggaggaggaggtgttatggtgggCCTGGGGCAGGGATAGGGTTCTGGGTTAATAATGAGCCTGGGGCAGGGCTAGGATTCTGGGTTAATAATGAGCCTGGGGCAGGGCTAGGATTCTGGGTTAATAATGAGCCTGGGGCAGGGCTAGGATTCTGGGTTAATATTGAGCCTGGGGCAGGGCTAGGATTCTGGGTTAATAATGAGCCTGGGGCAGGGCTAGGATTCTGGGTTAATAATGAGCCTGGGGCAGGGCTAGGATTCTGGGTTAATATTGAGCCTGGGGCAGGGCTAGGATTCTGGGTTAATAATGAGCCTGGGGCAGGGCTAGGATTCTGGGTTAATAATGAGCCTGGGGCAGGGTTAGGATTCTGGGTTAATATTGAGCCTGGGGCAGGGCTAGGATTCTGGGTTAATA is a genomic window of Oncorhynchus keta strain PuntledgeMale-10-30-2019 unplaced genomic scaffold, Oket_V2 Un_contig_4111_pilon_pilon, whole genome shotgun sequence containing:
- the crebl2 gene encoding cAMP-responsive element-binding protein-like 2, which gives rise to MDDSKMVGGKVKKPGKRGRKPAKIDLKAKLERSRQSARECRARKKLRYQYLEELVSSKERAICALREELEMYKQWCTAMDQGKIPSEIKALLTGDEQKPPQSSSTKNSSKNSNQS